GTGGCCGGGCAACTAAATATTAGGGGGCAAGTAAGATGGTGGGTGCTGGCAGGGCAGAAGTGAGAGCCTCGAATCCCTGGCAGCAGGCAGAACTCCTTAAGCCCTACCAGAACCTGGTTTCTGATCGCTTTCCTCCCCAGGGTCAGCATACAAACAGAAACAGAGTAAACCGGTGGCTCCACCTCATGGGTGTCCTGTTTCTCTTGAGAAGAAAGCGTTTCATAACCATTAGAAGGGAGCCTCTGGACTGGCACTGCCAGCTTCCTTAGGCCTGTCTGCACTGGCCCCAAGCCTGTGAGCTGCAGTGGGACCCAGATTCCAATTCGAGTCATGTATACGTGCCATTTTCCTGGGGCTTAGGGAAGAAGATGGAAAGTCAAAGGCaagagggtgggggaaagagcCCCATGTCTTTCCTCcattattcattcagcaagtgtttACTGGGCACCTATTATCTAACTTGGCTTAAGTCCCTCCTGGCTAAATGACTTTGGACAAGTAATatggataaatatttatttaatgcttacTAGATGTCTGGCATTGAAATAAGCACGAGacataaaacagaaatgaacagAGAAATGCCTTCATGGAACTCATGGTCTAATTAAGGAGCTAGGAGTTGGAAATAAAATTACTGCAAATTATAACAAGTGCTCTTATGGAAACAAGGTGCTGAAGAAGAAAAGAGTCCTCTTTCCAACTGGGTAGTTAAGGAAGTTCACTTTGCAAAGGTGGCATGGAAGTTAAGGCCTGGAGCATGAGAAGGACCAGCCACACAAAGAATAGGGGAAAGGGTATTCCAAGCAGTAAGAACGTCATCTGCAAGAGCTTTGAGGTGACACCAGAGCTTGGTGTGTTTCAGGAACTGAGAGAAAGGCGGCGAGGACGGAccagagtgaggaaggggagaagcaCAAGATGGGGCTGAAGACGCAGACAGGAGCCAGATCACGTAGACCTGTGTTGACAAGGAGAAGCACTAGATTTTATTCTACATGCCCATAAGTCAGCATTGGTAGATTTTAAGCAAAAGAGAGTGACGAGAACCCATTtacccattcaacaaatatttactgagcacttcgACTGCCTGGGCCCTGAGACACACAGTGCTCACAGAGCCCGGCATGTACTGGGTATTCAACAAGTGTTAGTTTCCTCCCCCTTTCAAGAAAATTTCCAGTCAGTTGTATCTCAAAATAGCTGggaaaatatgcattaaaaaataaaagaacctttcGACATTGCAGAAGAGATAAGGCACACACAAATAACATGAAGGCAAATGTTGTAACTGCCTGAAGCAAGATACAAGCAATTACCATGGAGGCTGAAAGGAAGGAGAGATCACTTCTGGGTTAAGGGCTACAtggagaggatgggagagacaATAAGAAGCGGTTAAGTCACGATTTTACCCAGGGAAGTGTCCCTGGAAGGCATCCGGGCAGAAGAGTGACATAACAAGCAAAGATAGGAGGAATGATGCATGGTTGGAGAACTGTGTGTTAGCTGGCCCGGGTGCAGCAGGGACCATACAAAGGGGAACAGCAGGAGGTTCCGCTGTAAAGGGAGGCTGAAGCCAGGCTGACAAGTTTGGGTTTTTACTCAGCAAGCAGTGGATCCATTGAATATCACAACAGGGTTTAAAAAGTCAATTGATTTAAGAGGCGAGTGAGGCATAGAAAGGCACAGACTTAGAACAGGCCAACGCTGCCGTCCGGGAGGGTGTTAGCAGTGGCATGGTTTCCAGCAAAGGCAGCAGGAATAGAGAGAACGTTGGGAAAGATATCTGGGCCACAAGGACTACATGTGGTAACAAGGAAAAGGGAGTGGCCAAGCCCAACCCCCAGGCTTCAGTCTCAGTGACTTGGACTACTGACGGATAAAAATAagtcagaagggaaggaagaatagTTCATTGAACAAAGTTGCACATGAAAATACACGCGTCCAGGTTGAGGTCCGTCAGAATGTTTGTCGGAAGCTCTGTACAGGTTAGTCAGGGAATGGAAATAGAGATTTTTGGACATATTAGAAAAGTACAACTCAATTGTAAATGAAATCGGATGAGGAAAAAAGGGCAAAGAGAGACTCCAGAGAAAATACTCATATTTCCTAGAAAGTTGTTTCTAACATTAAGATTGCTAggatcaccctggctggtgtggctcagcggggtgggcgtcgtcctgcaaactgaaaggtcacaggtccagttcccggtcaggccacaggcctgggttgtgggccaggtccccagctggggatgtaccagaggcaacccatctgtttctctcacacattgatgtttctctttttacccctcccttcccctttctctcaaaataaataaataaaatcttaaaaataaaaataaaaagattgctAGGATTCAATCCTAAAGATCTGATACAAAGTATCAGAGTTAGAGTCCAggtatgtgaattttaccaaatattctatTGTGTTAAATAGAGTAACTACTGAAATACTATAAATAGTAAATAGATGAAATATTGtattaaacagaagaaaaaagaaacagagctagcaaaaaaggaggaggaggaaggaggaagggaggaaagaaggggagaaggggaggagcaggaagaagaggTGCAATCAGTAGAACAGGAGAACTAGATGAGTACGGTGCCATGGAAACACAATGACAATAGGTTAGGAAGTTCTTACACAATATGGTTAGAAAAGTCCCAGATGGGATGAGACAGAACGTCCACTGACAAGGGTGAGAAGGCGGCGGCAGCAGGATTAGGGAGGCTGCAAGCTTATACTGCCCTGACTAGAATTTGGTAGTTACCCAAAGCTGTGGGTGCCACGGGGTAGTGGGCACACTCTGATCCTGCTCTTGGCAAAGTGTTCTGTCTTTTCAGAAGGCAATCTGGCAATATGTTTATCGAGGCCCCCCAAAATCTTATCTTTTGACacagtgatcccacttttgggaaatacttaaaaagaagtaaaatgtgtTATGAACAAAACTacattatagccctggctggtgtggctcggtggattgagtgccggcctgtgaatcaaggggttgcaggtttgattcccagtcagggcacatgcctgggttgtgggccaggtccccagttgggggtatgagagagacaaccaatcgatgtttctctccctctctttctccctcccttcccctctctaaaaatcaataaataaaagtaaaaaaatatgccctggctgatgtggctcagtggactgagtgctggcctacgaaccacagggtcactagttcaattcccagtcagggcacatgcctgggttgcaggccaagtctccagtagggagcacatgagaggcaagcacacattgatgtttctctccttctctttctctcccacttcccctctgtctacaaataaaatctttaaaaaaataaaaaattaaaaaattaaagtaaaaaaatacattataggaATGGAGAAGTTCATGGTTATATCACATCTTGAATTTAACAATTCCGGAAAAAGGCATCCAACCCAAAAACTTtctattattcattaattttatctTCAAGTGCCAAATaccccttaattttgtcctttcCTATCTTCCAATTCTCTGCCAATATTCCACTAGCCCCAGTTGACTCCAGTGTACTCAGAACACACTCTGTGTTCTACAATCATTTAGTTTACTTGTCTGATTCCCCCCCACTCTAatataagctccttgagggcaagaactatgttttgttttgttttgttttacagtttttaaaaagactttatttatttaaagcgggcaagggagggagaaagagagagagaaacatcaatcagttgcctctcgcaaacccccaactagggacctggcctgtaacccaggcatgtgccctgattgggaattgaaccagaaacctttcggttcataggccagtgatcaatccactgagccacagaagccagggcaGTTACTATGTATTATTCATCTTTGAATCCTCTTGAatcaaatgttttctgaatgaatggGCCATTCTCCCATTAAATCTCCTATTATCACGTATATAGAACAATGGTATCTTAGCCAGATTAGTaaacccaccctccaccccactctccTGGGCCCCGCTTACCTGCATAGAAGTGATAGAAGGGCCACCAGACAGCACTGTTTGGGATGTAGGTAAGCAGTGAAGCCACATAGCCTCGGTAGAAGCCTCGAAGACCATCAGCCCGCAGGATCTGCTTGATGATGTCCTTGGTTTGGCCAAAGGCGACTAGCCCTTGTCCCTCTGGGTTCCCTTGCACTTGGAAGCGGCCCATTTTCTCACCCTTACGCTGCATCATCAGGTGCTGGGAGACCACATCAATGGGCACTGTGATGCTCTGGGCCACAAGAGAGGCTGAGCCACCGGCCACCAGCGACTTGACTGTATTGCTCTGGCTGTAGTCAGCTACAAACTTCCGTGTGAGCTCATAAGTGGTGACATAGCACTGGCCCGAGATGAGGGTGAAGGTGTTGACCAGGAACCCCCGGTAGAGGCCAGTCACACCATCTGCTCGCAGGATCTTGATGAAGGCGTCAAAGGTCCCGTGGTAGAGGCTCTTGCCTTTCTGAACCTGCAACCGAGTGCGGATGAGGGTGAACGGATAGACGCTGACACGGATCATCATTGTCATTGCCACGCCAAACACATAGAACTTTTTCTTGTCCAGGTGTTCCCACTCGATGATCTGGATGTTGCGTTTGTCCTCCATTGTGCCTGAAGTCCTGGGGATTTGAACAGGTGGGGGGACGTGAGGAAGAAGGTCAGAACTTCACTCTCCCCTTCCAGCTAGGCTCTGAAACCTCATTCTCAGGCTTCATCTCCCAGGGTACTCACCTACCCAAAGCTTCCACTTCACCCAGTCTTGTTCTGGGTCTTCCTTCCCAGCTCGGGAGATGGCCcagttctctctcctttttcagtGCTCCTCAATTCCAGAAACCCTGGTTTCACGCCCCCCTCAGCTCCCTACCCTGCACGTATCAGCTATTTGGTCTTTCTGCCTCTGTCATGTCCCATTCTCCTTCTCTGGCTCACCTGGGCAGAGTTCAGGATGCTGGGGACAAACCAACCACCTGGCAGGATGCAAGTCCTTTCAGTGGGCTAATGAGATGTCACTGAGTGGCATTTAGGAGGTTCCGAAAGGCAGGAGGGAAGAGCTCCATTTTTGATGCTCCAGGCTCACTGAGGAGGCACTGCCTTTGTCTGGCCTTGCATCCTCGGCAGGGTGCCCCTTTTATCACATTTACCAGCTGACTCacctggctttatttctgggtCCCATGCTGGCCCCTCGGAGCTCTCCTGGCCAGCACTCACTACACTTAAATTTTCTTCAGTTTACATTAGAAGAAAGTGAGGTAAAGAAGCTAAGTGGGGCTTTCATACCACAGGgcatcccccccacacacacctcccctccctccaatGAGAGTAGAATGTTAGGGACAAGGCAAAGGTCAGAGTCCTCTCTGGTTATTAGATAACTCActctagagaaagaaaagaaccccCTGAAGAGTCTTGAGAACTACAGGGTAAAGAACGTTTGACCCCTTTGGTTCCTAAGTatataaatcattaaaattatgGAACTTCATTATCAGTTCCAGATAATGAAGAGATTCGAGTAATCTCTTCACAGTATAGGCTCTGCCTTCAAGAAGCTCACAGTGTGTTCAAGAGATACAGTATCGCTCTGGGAAATGGATGTCAGATGTAGGGGTAAAGAATCCGGTGCAAATGAATGCACATGTGACCCTCTAGTTAAGTGTACCCACTgcctaaagaaacaaaactaaagagtttaataatgtaataattgCATAAAGTCAGGACCTTCCAACTGAATAACTGTCAAATGAGAGGACATCATATATTGGACATATTCTTAGAAACAGTGTAATATGCTCCTGTGTGGGGTATTGGACATTTTCAGCCAGAAGGGGAAAGTGAGTTCAATTCCAGGAGTGAAAAGTCAGGGGGCTCCCTGGGGTTTGACAGAAATCCCTGAGGGCTGGGAAAGGAGGTGGCCCCATCAAAGGGACAACTCCAGAGGGCTGAAATGTCTACACTAGCAGTCCCAGTGCTAATGCGGAGGTCAGTGGGGAAGCGAGGTTAGCTTTCGGTGTTCCCTCAGCTGGACTGTATCGCTTTCATAGAGTACAGACTACCTGCAGTGCACACTGAGTACCTGGGAGCCGAGGGAAAACCTCACCTTCAGGATGAGTCATAGGTGAGGTACATGTAACCAAgacaggcttcctggaggaggacaAAGCAGTCTGAGTGAAAGAGGAATACATACAGACAGTAAAACGGAAAGAATAGCTTGGAACAACTGGGTTGGCCAGAATGGAGAATCTGGGCTGTAAAAAGTAAGCTAGAGGTGGGGTTCTAGGAGAACTCAAAAAACTGATGTGTCCTGTGCTTAAATTTTGCTGTGGGCAAAAGTGGTCCTTCCTCCCCACCGAGTCCAGCAGGGCAATCTTCTCTTTTGAGGCCGTTTAAGAGAAGGTGGTGACAGTCTCACTTGCCCCAGGGTGCCTGTCATCCAGGGTCCCAAGGTCATGTTTCCATTACCACTGAGAGTTGAAGAAAGACACTAGGATTTACTAAATACCTAGTATCCGAAGCAACCCTTACAACCTAACCTGCACACAGTCGGACACTTCTgctaaatgagtaaataaagggTCAGATATAGTCACACGCTGGTCGGTGGGAGAGAAAGGATATGAGCCAAGGTTTCTTCTCCACTCCACCATGCCTTCTACCACCCTGGAAGCTGAGCTCCAACACGAATCACTGTTTGGTCTAAAGCCAAGTCATTCTCACCATGGAGGGTAGAATGAATGCTCTTGACTGCCAGTCACCCAAGGGTTAGGCACAAGCTCCTGGTCCTGCAGATGCCCGGGGATTTCTCAGAGCGTTGGTcgacagcaggggtgtcaaactcaggGGTGCCAAaccagggccacatcagtctcctggttgccttcaaagagccgaaataattttaggactgtataaatgtaactactccttaactgttaaggagttgaaattacattcggccctctgaaggcaaccgtgaggctgatgtggcccccggtgaaaatgagtttgagagcCCTAGTCTAGAGAAACCAAGAGCTGCTCCTGCTCTCTCAGGGTGCTCGTGGAGTGATCAAGCTGAGAGGCTAGTCACACTGTTGTCACAGGACAGATACAGGAGGGCTCAGGGAGGAGGGCCTCCCTATAGGGCTCATGCAAATCGTGTCCTaagcagggcagagaggcagagcaACAAAAGATTCTGTTCCAGGACCTGGCTTTGTGGGCACCGTCAGGCTGAATCACACAGTATCAACGTATCCTGATGAGAAATCCTAAGGCAGGACACAGTGCCTGCTTTTCTCCATCTCTGACACGTGCCAgtctattttaatctttttaaaaatcttcacccaaggatatgtttattaattttagagagagaggaaagaggagagagagagaagcattgatcagttgcctcctgtaccacTCCAACCaggcatcaaacctgcaacctgggtatgtgccctgacctgggcaatcgaacccgcaaccttttggtgtacaggatgatgctccaagcagctgagccacTGGGTCAGGGCTGTGCCAGTCTATTTTAAATTCCAAGAAGGAAGTGGGGACTCTCCAAAGCTGAAGCAGGTAACTTCTACTATTGCTATGGTAACAGAAGAAGCCACTAAGAGTCATGTCTCAGAGAGATAAGCCTCTATACTTGAAGGAGAGGGGCAttgcatcccctcccctcttcccttcaaAAAGTAGGATTGTGCCTAAAAGGTGGAATCTCAACCTACTCTTGATTATGTAACCTCCAAACTTCCTGTTGAAATATCAAAACTAGTTCTTCTTGTTTTACCCTTTGGAAAATACTCCTTGCAGAT
The sequence above is drawn from the Desmodus rotundus isolate HL8 chromosome 12, HLdesRot8A.1, whole genome shotgun sequence genome and encodes:
- the SLC25A44 gene encoding solute carrier family 25 member 44 isoform X1; its protein translation is MEDKRNIQIIEWEHLDKKKFYVFGVAMTMMIRVSVYPFTLIRTRLQVQKGKSLYHGTFDAFIKILRADGVTGLYRGFLVNTFTLISGQCYVTTYELTRKFVADYSQSNTVKSLVAGGSASLVAQSITVPIDVVSQHLMMQRKGEKMGRFQVQGNPEGQGLVAFGQTKDIIKQILRADGLRGFYRGYVASLLTYIPNSAVWWPFYHFYAEQLSYLCPKECPHIVFQAISGPLAAATASILTNPMDVIRTRVQVEGKNSIILTFRQLMAEEGPWGLMKGLSARIISATPSTIVIVVGYESLKKLSLRPELVDSRHW
- the SLC25A44 gene encoding solute carrier family 25 member 44 isoform X2 produces the protein MEDKRNIQIIEWEHLDKKKFYVFGVAMTMMIRVSVYPFTLIRTRLQVQKGKSLYHGTFDAFIKILRADGVTGLYRGFLVNTFTLISGQCYVTTYELTRKFVADYSQSNTVKSLVAGGSASLVAQSITVPIDVVSQHLMMQRKGEKMGRFQVQGNPEGQGLVAFGQTKDIIKQILRADGLRGFYRGYVASLLTYIPNSAVWWPFYHFYAEQLSYLCPKECPHIVFQAISGPLAAATASILTNPMDVIRTRVQPYPRCSTRRSRERTGLYCEVLPGRRR